One genomic window of Diospyros lotus cultivar Yz01 chromosome 8, ASM1463336v1, whole genome shotgun sequence includes the following:
- the LOC127808568 gene encoding uncharacterized protein LOC127808568: MAEQQTTKFTYVHAHRILPPGIRVTTHCGIKHLEAMRRTLDRYKLLDRFLQGPLGHFLKMPLSLHLTAPQLIYHVLLRNVTFSSARHDEMWFEIGCTPYRYGRQEFILINGLRFGAIDRESLEPKPIESESLRARLFPQHKKGVTGDDLELLISTKEDMVSKDALKLIYIAVVDMFLLGQDERGHVDDFLWTMADDLQAFEMFPWGTYVYSKSQHYIRLATKERKLTGEGGKKINLYGFVWAFQWWLIETFPWIQNKWAVRLSDADIPRCRK, encoded by the exons atGGCTGAACAACAAACtacaaaatttacttatgttcatgCTCACCGAATATTACCCCCCGGAATACGAGTTACTACTCATTGTGGGATCAAACACCTTGAGGCGATGCGTCGTACTCTAGACCGATACAAGTTATTGGATAGATTCCTACAGGGCCCATTAGGACATTTCTTGAAGATGCCTTTGTCCCTCCATTTGACTGCACCACAGTTGATATATCATGTTCTACTTAGGAATGTGACATTTTCGAGTGCCCGCCACGATGAGATGTGGTTCGAGATTGGCTGCACACCATACAGGTACGGGAGGCAGGAGTTCATACTTATTAATGGACTCCGATTTGGGGCTATTGATAGGGAAAGCCTTGAACCGAAACCTATTGAGTCGGAGAGTTTACGTGCTCGACTATTTCCACAACATAAGAAGGGGGTGACTGGAGACGACCTTGAATTACTTATTAGTACCAAAGAGGACATGGTTTCAAAGGATGCCCTGAAACTGATTTACATTGCTGTGGTCGACATGTTTTTGTTGGGCCAGGATGAGCGTGGGCATGTGGATGATTTCTTGTGGACTATGGCCGATGATTTACAAGCATTTGAGATGTTCCCTTGGGGTACATATGTCTACAGTAAGAGTCAACATTACATCCGGTTGGccacgaaagaaagaaaattgactgGTGAAGGTGGGAAGAAAATCAACCTTTATGGTTTTGTATGGGCGTTTCAG tggtggttgatcgaaaCATTCCCATGGATTCAGAATAAATGGGCCGTCAGACTGTCCGACGCAGACATTCCAAGATGCAGAAAATGA
- the LOC127807510 gene encoding phosphatidate phosphatase PAH2-like isoform X1, protein MYAVGRLGSYITRGVYTVSGPFHPFGGAVDIIVVEQQDGSFKSSPWYVRFGKFQGVLKAKEKVVTINVNGIQADFHMYLDHKGEAYFLREVDGEEADSVFYPSSSGEDTDGQSSDRATMKSKSCNFDAGRSNLVTQLDVGNGKILTRTNSRRSRILGFVFGKKSMKSNTTGEEDDGTGVVRADSLERAQIAADLLEVKWSTNLEWKKHQKDNVFQSSPTNTSGGEADKALPIDDPWSERDFPLHSKSVNRFSRSVLHEEISLHDDDIGTSSRLGFRKLGSFNKDFGVEMSYLNTNHTNGTSTSGESGLHFNSETVSETDGLGLANANYDENDTVSISEITGPDSVELNPGLSKKPDEEQDFKDKSTILPESCVSVDESGEDGVIAFVRNETLESSGAQLDDSAGKADETLYVSYEGVAEVCVHSETAQEAAEQIYKVNSVQETSLLVAKEHLDFPDHLADNNSDSFFTEAHILGGEESSSKPYPNGIVTETYAEMVTFDSRNGSIKEVESCSIRTISGLNNSINEVEDGENTKDIYLMNKHELSSEPVYHSLEFEGNIVPRETVTVSPSEGPDEEQLLFGDLDDLEHGGVKLTESVSLIHTEKENHPCITPESSEALLKSVDPSDESYSSPYKFVQENVPSDVEFSGQGSKMVSSCIDVPKRNKEDRGRMAESLPIIQSDINHLVVDDHSLGLSLDSNPKSPNWFPLDEDISSCVDSEADKKEHAFLAQSTVEDPQNLEELKNASANLAVGDPSKAIDATNGSWRHWPFSFKRSRSMKTTQLARNSSRSSDPEDKLENSTRMDGEKDVLTSTVKKKKKLREITPTPEQLASLNLKEGMNTVTFTFSTSMLGEQQVDARIFLWRWDTRVVISDVDGTITKSDVLGQFMPLVGMDWSQTGVAHLFSAIKENGYQLLFLSARSISQSYHTRQFLFNLKQDGKALPEGPVLISPDGLFPSLFREVIRRAPHEFKIACLEDIRALFPPDHNPFYAGFGNRDTDEISYLKVGIPKGKIFIINPKGQVAVHRQLDTKSYTSLHTLVHDMFPPMPSSEQEDFNSWNYWKLPLPAI, encoded by the exons ATGTACGCTGTGGGGAGGCTTGGCAGCTACATCACCCGAGGGGTTTACACCGTCTCTGGGCCCTTTCATCCGTTTGGCGGTGCTGTCGATATCATCGTGGTGGAACAGCAAGATGGGAGCTTCAAATCATCACCTTGGTATGTCCGATTTGGGAAATTTCAAGGGGTTTTGAAGGCGAAAGAGAAGGTGGTCACCATAAATGTTAATGGAATCCAAGCAGATTTCCACATGTATTTGGATCATAAGGGTGAAGCTTACTTTCTCAGAGAGGTAGATGGTGAAGAAGCGGATTCTGTATTTTATCCTTCATCTTCTGGTGAGGACACAGATGGGCAGTCCTCTGATAGAGCGACAATGAAGTccaaaagttgtaactttgaTGCTGGTCGGTCTAATTTAGTTACTCAGCTTGATGTTGGCAATGGGAAGATTCTGACAAGGACAAATTCCCGCAGGTCCCGTATACTGGGTTTTGTCTTTGGAAAGAAGTCAATGAAAAGTAATACCACAGGGGAGGAAGATGATGGTACTGGTGTTGTTCGAGCAGATTCATTGGAGCGTGCCCAGATTGCAGCTGACCTTTTAGAGGTGAAGTGGTCTACCAATCTTGAATGGAAGAAACACCAAAAAGATAATGTGTTCCAGTCGTCTCCTACAAATACCTCAGGGGGTGAAGCAGATAAAGCTTTGCCGATTGATGATCCGTGGAGTGAGAGGGACTTTCCTTTGCACAGTAAGTCAGTGAATAGATTTAGCCGGTCTGTGTTGCATGAAGAAATTAGTCTTCATGACGATGACATTGGCACTAGTTCTAGGCTCGGTTTTCGGAAACTGGGGAGTTTTAATAAGGATTTTGGTGTAGAAATGTCATATTTAAACACTAACCATACTAATGGAACATCCACTTCAGGTGAAAGTGGTCTGCATTTCAATTCTGAAACAGTCAGTGAGACTGATGGGTTAGGTTTGGCGAATGCAAATTATGATGAGAATGATACTGTTTCCATCTCTGAGATCACCGGTCCAGATTCTGTGGAGCTCAATCCAGGTCTCAGCAAGAAGCCTGACGAAGAACAGGATTTTAAAGATAAGAGCACCATTTTACCAGAGAGTTGTGTCTCTGTGGATGAAAGTGGTGAAGATGGAGTGATTGCTTTTGTTCGTAATGAAACTTTGGAGAGCTCAGGTGCGCAATTGGATGATTCGGCTGGAAAAGCAGATGAAACTTTATATGTTTCTTATGAGGGGGTTGCAGAAGTGTGTGTACATTCAGAAACAGCTCAAGAGGCAGCTGAGCAAATATATAAGGTCAACTCTGTACAAGAAACTAGTTTATTAGTAGCAAAAGAACATTTGGATTTTCCAGACCATTTAGCAGACAATAACAGTGACAGCTTCTTTACTGAGGCACATATTCTTGGTGGTGAAGAATCTTCTTCAAAGCCTTATCCAAATGGTATTGTGACTGAAACATATGCTGAAATGGTGACTTTTGACTCAAGAAATGGTTCCATAAAGGAGGTCGAGTCTTGCAGCATCCGTACAATTTCTGGTTTGAACAATTCCATAAATGAAGTTGAAGATGGAGAAAATACAAAGGATATATACCTAATGAACAAGCATGAACTTTCTTCAGAGCCAGTTTACCATTCACTGGAATTTGAGGGTAATATTGTCCCAAGAGAGACAGTTACTGTTTCTCCTTCAGAAGGTCCAGACGAAGAACAACTTCTTTTTGGTGATCTTGATGATTTAGAGCACGGGGGGGTTAAGCTCACAGAGTCAGTTTCTCTAATTCACACAGAGAAAGAGAACCACCCCTGCATTACTCCCGAAAGCAGTGAAGCATTGCTCAAGTCAGTTGACCCAAGCGATGAGTCATATTCATCTCCATACAAGTTTGTACAAGAGAATGTACCTAGTGATGTTGAATTTTCTGGACAAGGATCAAAGATGGTTTCAAGCTGTATTGATGTTCCCAAAAGGAATAAAGAGGACAGAGGGCGGATGGCTGAATCGTTACCTATTATACAATCTGACATCAATCATTTGGTTGTAGATGACCATTCTTTAGGCCTTTCTCTAGATTCAAATCCCAAATCACCAAACTGGTTTCCCCTCGATGAAGACATTTCAAGCTGTGTAGATTCAGAGGCTGACAAAAAAGAGCATGCATTCCTGGCACAATCAACAGTTGAGGATCCTCAAAATCTGGAGGAGCTAAAAAATGCATCTGCTAATCTTGCAGTTG GTGATCCATCCAAAGCTATTGACGCTACTAATGGAAGCTGGAGACATTGgcctttttctttcaaaagatcAAGAAGCATGAAAACCACTCAGCTAGCTAGAAATTCTTCCAGAAGTTCTGATCCTGAAGATAAGTTGGAGAACTCTACTCGCATGGATGGGGAAAAGGATGTTCTTACATCCAcagtgaagaaaaagaagaaactgAGGGAAATTACCCCAACTCCAGAACAACTGGCATCTTTGAATCTGAAGGAAGGGATGAATACAGTAACCTTCACATTCTCAACTTCGATGTTGGGGGAACAGCAG gttgatgctAGAATCTTTTTGTGGAGATGGGATACTCGTGTAGTCATCTCAGATGTTGATGGGACCATTACCAA ATCTGATGTTCTAGGACAGTTCATGCCTTTGGTTGGAATGGACTGGTCACAAACTGGTGTTGCACATCTATTTTCTGCTATTAAG GAGAACGGTTATCAGTTGCTTTTTCTAAGTGCACGTTCTATCTCCCAATCCTATCACACTAGGCAATTCCTATTTAACCTTAAGCAG GATGGAAAGGCTTTGCCAGAAGGGCCTGTTCTCATTTCCCCTGATGGACTGTTTCCCTCTTTATTTCGAGAAG